ATCCTTGTGATTTaaacataatcaataaaacGGCAATTTCAAAAACTGATTTTATCAACTTTGAAACTGCAGTAGTTTAACAGACAGATTACAATGATATGCAGACCAAAGGATGATATGATTTGAGATTCAACTATGCAACCAAAACCCTGAATCAAGAAAATGCCTATCACAActttttattcaatcaaatagaCAAGAAAACACCAaaacttcaaaataaatatacaaaattactaAGAAGATAACAATCATGGATTTGTTTCTGGTCCAACAAAATTGCCGATCAATTAAAGCTAAATCACTTTTACACCCAAATTTGGCagcaattataattttgtacacCCAAAATTGAAATactgaatatattaaaatatatacataaactaAACAGGAAAACAACACATATTTTAAGCAATAACATGTAGGGACAAAGTTTTTATAACAATTATGCACAATaagtaaaacaagaaaaaaatttagctAGACATCAAATAGTATTACAAAACAATCAATTATTACTGTCTAAAGCTCATTACACATATCAATGCCCCTGGAATCACATTGGtgcaaaaaatttttaaaatacatataccTGCGTCTCTCTTGAGCATCAACAAAATTGCTATAAACTTTCAGCAGCATGTCCCAGGCAACAACACTCTGGAGCATcaaatagaattataaaaataagagtacaCATAagaaatcaacaataaaaaatgtgatttttattAAGCGTCAgcattaaacaaatataaaaatttgatcatttgctGCCCAAAAGCATCATCTGGGAGGATCCGTTGAAGAACCACAATAAAACATGTTATACGTATGgttatactataatataaattacacctaaaaatatcataaatttataaaggaaaaaaactaaaaaaggaCACTAATAGAGAAGATGAAACTACAAAGATCAACTTCCACTTTTGAAAAGGCATATAACCTACTTATATAAGAAAAACACTGCTGTTGAAAAAGTTCTTGCGGCCCAACCAACAACAGTATGACTTGAATCAGGATCCAAGTATATTAAAACGCACTCTGCAATTATAAATGTCGGCAGGCTAATAAAACATCAGAATGAAGCAACTTAATCACTTTTTCAAGATTAAGACAGATAACTACGATCAACTTAAGAATtgcatataataaacaaattggGAAGAAGAACTACTCACCGGCAAGAATGACACCTGAGATGTCAGTGACAGacactataaaaaaaatggCTTTTACATCAAAATCCACTTTCTACATCAAAATCACGCTGGAAAAACCCAACAACACTATCCCTCACCTTTCCTAAGAAAATTTCATTCTTAAGTCAACAAACTCACCATCAAAACTCAAGTCACCTTCATAACCATACTAATCACAGTTCAAGCGAAGATTACACTACTAATATTGCtcgaattttattattaaaagaaacaGATCAACAAGATAACATAACCATAAACCTCACAAATCATGCACTACAAAATCCAAATGTATATGcaatctttatatatttaatatcctAAAAGTTTAACACTGTAAAACGTACATATTTACGAAATCTAAACTTATGTCAAATAGTTTTTCAATTCATCACAATTCAATACATAAAAACATTTactaaattgattaattaataaatcaatcaaagcTTCAAAAAAAGCACTAACTTGTCTAGAAATTTTAGTGCAAACACCAGGCATACTCCCTTTAGCAATCGTATTCTCAAACAAACACTCTTGAGCTTGGGCCAGCATCAATCTCTCCAACATTCCGGTGCACTTGAGGCTGACATCCACCGTCGTGGGGCTCCTCATACTCGCCTTCGTGGACGCATTATCTCTCAAATAAGGAAAGGCTCCAGCTGCCGCAATGAATGTGTGCGATGCCTCCCGCAGCCCCTCCATGGTGGCGCAATTGACCGACAACCCCATCTGACCATACACTGCCCCCAAATTAAACAGCACCGCCAACTTCTCCAGATGAATGTTCTGCTGACTGGCCTTTTGCTTGGCCTTAAACGCATTGTACCAC
This sequence is a window from Mangifera indica cultivar Alphonso chromosome 20, CATAS_Mindica_2.1, whole genome shotgun sequence. Protein-coding genes within it:
- the LOC123204385 gene encoding vacuolar-sorting protein BRO1-like isoform X1, with the protein product MILTAMMRLSRQLLTRRSTFNRFLEKLFLVSLLLEVLNYVLLILEDHINTITFLWYNAFKAKQKASQQNIHLEKLAVLFNLGAVYGQMGLSVNCATMEGLREASHTFIAAAGAFPYLRDNASTKASMRSPTTVDVSLKCTGMLERLMLAQAQECLFENTIAKGSMPGVCTKISRQSVVAWDMLLKVYSNFVDAQERRRIEQLELFDEFEWHMMQKHYCVAYAINDAMESPLS
- the LOC123204385 gene encoding vacuolar-sorting protein BRO1-like isoform X2 — translated: MKLQFNRFLEKLFLVSLLLEVLNYVLLILEDHINTITFLWYNAFKAKQKASQQNIHLEKLAVLFNLGAVYGQMGLSVNCATMEGLREASHTFIAAAGAFPYLRDNASTKASMRSPTTVDVSLKCTGMLERLMLAQAQECLFENTIAKGSMPGVCTKISRQSVVAWDMLLKVYSNFVDAQERRRIEQLELFDEFEWHMMQKHYCVAYAINDAMESPLS
- the LOC123204385 gene encoding vacuolar-sorting protein BRO1-like isoform X3, yielding MILTAMMRLSRQLLTRRSTFNRFLEKLFLVSLLLEVLNYVLLILEDHINTITFLWYNAFKAKQKASQQNIHLEKLAVLFNLGAVYGQMGLSVNCATMEGLREASHTFIAAAGAFPYLRDNASTKASMRSPTTVDVSLKCTGMLERLMLAQAQECLFENTIAKGSMPGVCTKISRQSVVAWDMLLKVYSNFVDAQERRRRVNLSFLF
- the LOC123204385 gene encoding vacuolar-sorting protein BRO1-like isoform X4, giving the protein MILTAMMRLSRQLLTRRSTFNRFLEKLFLVSLLLEVLNYVLLILEDHINTITFLWYNAFKAKQKASQQNIHLEKLAVLFNLGAVYGQMGLSVNCATMEGLREASHTFIAAAGAFPYLRDNASTKASMRSPTTVDVSLKCTGMLERLMLAQAQECLFENTIAKGSMPGVCTKISRQCLSLTSQVSFLPVSSSSSQFVYYMQFLS